AAAGATAAAGAATTTTTAGAACGGATGATTTGTGAGATGTGAATTTTACTTCGCAAATAAATCATGAATTTTATGTAAAAATCAACAGCAAAGCGAATTGGCAACTCACTATTCACCATAATTCTCTCTATTAATCCCCTTAACAAACTTTAACCTCTTATAATTTTTACAATTCATTAATATTTAAGATATTTGCGCATTGTTTTAAAAATATAGAATGAAAAAAATCTTTGTACTATCATTCATATCAGTTGGATATTTCTTACAGGCGCAAAATCTAGGTAACTCACCTTATGCAGCTTATGGAATTGGAGATGTAAAATATGATAATACGATTGAAACTTCCTCTATGGGAGGTATATCAACAGCTTATATCAGTGATTTCACCAGCAGCTTCAACTTTGCAAACCCTGCTAATAACGCTAATTTTGAACTGACAAGTATTAAACTTGAAGCGACTAACGAAAACAATTATTTTAAAACTGATTACAACAGTACAAAGTCTACCAAACATTCTACGTATCTGTCTAATATCTCTTTAGCGTTTCCCTTGTCTTCTAAGGTAAAGATGGGATTATCTTATCAGCCATATAGCTCTAAAAGCTATGATATTACAAACAGTTATGAAGTTACTAATCCTCAAACTTTAGAAAAAGCTACCTATACCAACCAATTTAAAGGAAGCGGTACGTTAAATACGGCACAGATTGCTTTGGCTTATAAAGTTGCTCAGGAATTCTCAGTAGGTTTAAGAGCCAACTATTATTTCGGAAATCTTTCTGATCTGGATGAATTCCACACTTCTAATGCTGAATTATACAATGGATATGAAACGACTACCAATGTAAGAAACTTCAACTTCACTTTAGGAGCAAATTACCAGCATCTTAACACAAGTACAGATAAAAAGTTAACCATTGGAGCAACTGCTACTTTTGGAAACACCAGCAATATGATTACCAGCTATAAAAATAGTACTTATTTTTATACAGATGCTTCGATGGAAACAAAAAGCTACGAAACCATTATTGAAGAAAAGCAGTCAAATGCTAAAAACCTTTTACCTTTACAGGCTTCTTTAGGAATAGGATATGGAAGTGAAAACCAATGGTTTGCCTCTGCTCAGGTTGACTACAAAAAAGGAGAAGAAACTTTATATTTTGGTCAGACAAGACAATTCCAGGATTCTTACAGAGTTTCTGTAGGGGGGTGGTATTTGCCGAACTATAATAACTTCAGAAATTATTTTTCAAGAGTGGTTTACAGATATGGAGCATTCTATGAGAAAGGAAGTCTTTCTATAAACGGACAGGGTGAGCTTGATCCAAACGGGAACAGCATTAATAAGTTCGGTATTTCTGCCGGTGTATTGCTACCATTCAAAAACAGCAGTATTACAAGGATGAGCGGTCTTGAAGTAGGAGTAGAATTAGGAAAAAGAGGAACATTAAAAAACAACTTGATCAATCAGAATTATATCAATTTAAAGATAGGATTCAATTTTGCGGATAAATGGTTTAGAAAATCATTGTATAACTAAAAAATGAATTTGAATTCAAAAATAAAATTTAAAAATATAGCATATCTTCTCAGTTGTGCTATATTTTTTATCATGACATCCTGTGAAGAGGATCTCACAAAAGGAAACGATAATAAAAATAAAAACTTTCCTTCACAAATCATCAATAACGCTCATATCATACAGAGAGATTCGGGGATGGTCACTTTAAAAGCAACCGCTCCTATCATTGAAAAGTATGAACTGATAGACAGTCCTTATATCGTAGCTAAAAGGGGGATCAATATTGAGTTCTTTGATAAAAAGAAACCTAAGACTCCGGGAAGGATTACGGCAAAATATGCGCGCATTTTTGAGTATAAAAAATTCTATGAGGCAAAAGGAAATGTAAGGATCACCACCAATGAAGGTCAAAGATTTGCCATGCAAAGTATTTACTGGGATCAGAAGAAAAACAGGATTTATACACGGGACACTGTTTTTGTAACCATGGAAGACGGTTCCACTTTGGTTGGAGCTAAAGGTATGACGGCTAAAGATGATTTCTCGGAATATACTTTCTTTAATAGTTCCGGAGATATCAATTCTAAAAAATTATCCGAAAATCAGAAATAAATCTCTACTATGATTTTTCAAGCCATTGGATTAATGTCGGGAACAAGCCTGGATGGTTTGGATATTTGCTTTGCAAAGTTTGAAAAGCAAAAGGCGTGGGACTTTGAAATCATAAAAGCCGAAACAATACCTTACTCTAAAGCATTAGAAGATCAGCTTAAAAACTCGATCTATCTTTCACCCGAAGAACTGCTGGAACTGAATTCGGAATATGGCTTTTATCTAGGGAAAACTGTAAAAAACTTTATTGAAAAATATCAGCTTCAACATCTTGATTTAATTGCTTCTCACGGTCATACTGTTTTTCACCAGCCACAAAAGAAATTTACCCTACAGATTGGAGATGGAAGAGCCATTAAAATAGAGACCGGGCTACCCGTAATCTATGATTTCAGAAGTCAGGACGTTTTAATGAAAGGGAATGGCGCTCCCCTAGTTCCGATTGGTGATGAACTGTTGTTTTCACAATATGACGCCTGTCTGAATCTTGGTGGTTTTTCCAATATTTCTTTAAAAGTCAATAATAAAAGAATAGCTTTTGATATTGCTCCGGTAAATATTGTTTTAAATAAATTTGCGCAAGAGTTGAATAAAGACTTTGACGAAAACGGTGATCTGGCTAAAACAGGTAAAATCCATGAGGATTTACTATCTCAGTTAAATTCATTGGAGTTTTATCAGAAGCCTCATCCGAAATCTTTAGGAATTGAATGGTGTAATGAAAATATTTTCCCATTATTCCGAGGTGTTGAGGCCATTGATATTCTGGCTACCTTTACGGAACATGCAGCACAACAGATTTCCAATGTTTTTAATAAAAATAAATTAAAAAATGTTTTGTGTACCGGAGGCGGAACTTTTAATCAATATCTGATTGAAAAAATAAGAAACAAAACGACTACAGAAATCATCATTCCCCCCAAAAAACTGATAGAATATAAAGAAGCTTTAATCTTTGCTTTCATGGGCGTTTTAAGACTCAATAACGAAATTAATGTACTTTCATCTGCAACAGGCAGTTCTCAGGATCACAGCTCCGGAATTATCGCATAAAAAAACCTTCATTACTGAAGGCTTTTCATTTTATTTATAAGCTTCGATCTTATCTGTCAAAGTATTGATAAAGTTCTGAAGAGGTTTTTCTACCATCATTTTGATAAACGGATTGAATTTCCCTTCAAACAACATTTGTACTTCCGTCTGATTTTCGTTGATAGGGTTTATAGTTGCCGTTAATGCAAAGTCTAAACTAGAGCTTGCAGATTTCAAAACTGCTTTTTGATCATTCACTTCATCAATTTTTAAAGCAATTTCCGGCATCCCTTGCAACCCGAATTTAAATCCGTCTTCTCTGGTTTCAAACTTTTGAAGACCATCTGGCATAAAATCTTTATAGTTTTCCGGAGATTTCAGGAGTTCTACCAGTTCTTTGGATGATTTATTGACAATAATCTTTCGTCCTTCTAAATTCATTTTTTATTTTTGTATTTAAATTCTTAATTATTACAAATGTATAAAGTTTTTGTGAACGAAAAAAAATTATTGCTATCTAAGCAACCTGAAAACCTGGAAAAAATGCTTGGTTATGAAAACGTCACATCATTGGAGATTGCGCTTGATCTTCTTGAAAATACATCTGTAAAAGAATTGAATGTTTTTGGAGAAAATATAGATGAGATCTGGACTGAATTTCAGAATCTTTTCAGAATCATTGAAGCTGCAGGAGGAATTGTAAACGACGCCGACGGAAACATTCTGTTCATCAAAAGGCTCGGAAAATGGGATCTTCCGAAGGGTAAAATGGAAAAAGGAGAATCCCGCGAAGAATCTGCCGTACGTGAAATTGAAGAAGAGACCGGTCTGAAGGATGTAGAACTGGTACGATTTATCAATACTACTTACCATATTTATATTGAAAGAAATGGGGATAAAGTATTGAAATGTACACATTGGTTTGAAATGAATTTCAACGGTGAAGACACCTCAAAACCGCAAATAGAGGAAGGAATTACTGAAGTTGCATGGAAAAATACCTCTCAGATTGAAGAAGAAGTTTTTCCCAGTACTTTTAAAAATATTAAGCTGATTATAAAAGAATTCTGGAATACAAGAGCGTAAGTCTCTTTTTACATTAATAAAAGTTCACATAATTTTTCTTATGTGAACTTTATTTTTTGTACATGATGCAAATCTGCTTAAATAAAATCTATGGATTTTTCCAGTGCGATACCTCTTGAGCCTTTTAAGAGGATATTTTCAGACTGGATTTTATGTTGCTTTAAATATTCAATCAGTTCTAAAGTATTTTCAAAAGAAACTGTAGACGAATTGATCTGCTTGAAGTTTTTCCCTACTGTGATAATTTCATCGAATCCTAATTTCTGAGCTAAATTGAGAATATTCTGATGCTCTTTTTCGCTCTCCTCTCCCAGCTCCAGCATATCACCAATAATAATTGTTTTTGAGCCTTCAAAAGTGATGAAGTTCTGCAGAGAAGCAGTCATTGAACTTGGATTGGCATTATAGGTATCCAGTACCAACGTTCTGCCATCTTTTTTAACGATCTGAGAACGCATATTGGTGGGAGTATAGTTTTCTATCGCATTTTTAATTTGGGTAAAACTAATCCCGAAATGAAGTCCTAAACTCGCAGCTGCACATAGATTGGTAAAATTATATTCACCTGTAAGCTTTGAAACTGCTTCTTCATTCCTGTAGAGTAAACCCACAAAATGCTCTTCAGAAAATGATTCAAACTCATAATCCGAGCTTTCTTTTCCAAAAGTAATTTTAGGTAAATAACCTTCAGTTTTTTCTACCTGGATAGGATCATTCTCATTAACAACAATAGTTTGCTGATGGTTTTTAAGGTAATCATACAATTCGGACTTTCCTTTGATCACTCCTTCAAAACCTCCAAAACCTTCCAGATGCGCTTTTCCGAAATTGGTAATGTATCCGAAGTTAGGTTGAGAAATTGAACACAGAAGCTCGATTTCCTTTTGATGATTAGCTCCCATTTCAATTACCGCCATTTCATGCTCCGGCTTGATGGAAAGAATCGTTAAAGGAACTCCAATGTGATTATTCAGATTCCCTAAAGTATACTGAACATTAAATTTCTCTGAAAGAACTGCATGAATAATTTCTTTTGTAGTCGTTTTTCCGTTGCTTCCTGTAAGACCTATAATGGGGATCTGTAACTGACTTCTATGATAAATTGCCAGCTGCTGCAAAAATTCTAAGGTTGACGGGACATAAAAAATATTTCTATCTTTATTTTCAAAATCCTTTTGTTCTACAATAACTGCCAAAGCTCCTTCATCAATAGCTTTTTCAGCAAAAGTTGCCGCATTGAAATTTTCACCTGAAAAAGCAAAGAAGATATCATTATTTCCTATTTTTCTGCTGTCAATAATCGCCTTTTCAGATCTTAAAAATAAAGGATAAAACTGTTCTACATTCATACATCAAAAATAAAAAAACCTTCCAGAATTCTGGAAGGTTTTTGAAAATTATTTTGATAAATATTATCTTCTAGTTCTATTCTTATCATTAGTTCTAGCATCCTGAGCTACACGGAATCCAATCCAACCATAAGCTGTATTTTGGTCCTTATATCTTCTTTGCCCCGGATCTAACCAATAAGCAGTATCTTGCCAAGAACCTCCTTTTACTACTCTTACATCGTTTGAGATAGCAGATGTTCTGTCTTTAGTATCCTTCTGCATGATTACTTTACCATTTGCATCTACAATAAATCTCTTTTTAGGAGAGTTGTACATATCAAAAGTAGTAGCAGAATCTGATGCATTTCTATAATCTAGAGAAGATTGTCTATCACCATCTCTAAAGTTTCTATAGTCAGCAATAGTTTGTCTTTCAAATTGACCAGGTAAATTTTTGTAAACTAATCTACCATCAGCCAGTGTATCGTATTTAATATTACTTTCATCAACCACTTTGTAAGTACCGTCTCCGTTTCTTACAATTGCCTGAGGCATATTACCTCTGTAGTAGTTGAAATCACTGTAATCTTCATCAATAATAGGTCTGTAAACATCTGCAGTCCATTCAGAAACGTTTCCGTACATACCATAGATACCTAAGTTGTTAGATGGATACTTTCTTACATCAGCTGTTAATGCAGAACCGTCATTTTTCCATCCAGCAGGTCCGGAGTAGTCACCTTTACCTTGTTTGAAGTTTTCAAGCAACATTCCTTTTTCTCTACCTTTTGTACCTCTTAAAGATTCAATTCCTGGAGCTTTACCTTGATAGTTATTATATTCTCTGTTTTTCTCCATTCCTAATGCTGCATATTCCCATTCAACTTCTGTAGGAAGTCTGAATTTCTGAACCATTGCAGAACCAGGAGAAGCGTTTGCAGCAAGAAGTCTTTGGTTGGTAGTTTTCATACCAGATTTCTGCTGTCTTCTTTGCTGATTGATATATCCCTGCATCTCAGGATCATTCGATTTGAATTTATCCATATTGAAAGCAGTACCACCCTGATTATTAGACTCGTTGATATACAAATCCTTTGCGATGATACCAGCATTCATCAATGCCTTTTCATTAGCTCTGTCTGTTAACCACTCACAATATCTGTTTGCTTGTGTCCAAGAAACTCCTACTACCGGATAGTAGTCATATTCCGGAGAACGGAAATAAGTTTCATTGAAATCATTTCTAGATAGTTTGTTGTCCCACAACAAAGTATCCGGCAATGCGCCATTGTAAATTTCTTTGAAGCTTGGATCACTTGGTGGGAATACATACTTCAACCATGTAAGGTATTCGCGGTATTCGTAGTTAGTAATTTCAGTTTCTCCGATAAAGAATGAACTTACCTGCATTCTGCGAGGCGTGTTATTCCAATCATGCATAACATCATCTTTCACTAATCCCATTGTAAAAGTTCCACCTTCTACATATACCATTCCCGGCCACCCTTTCTGCTGCTGTTGCTTTCCTGCAAAAAACCAACCTTGTTTTTCGTTTGGTTTCCAACCTGTCTTGCTGACAAATTTTTTAGTACCACCTCCTTTGCTGGTACCTGACCCTCCACAACTGGTTAATGCAAGTGTAGAACTTAATGCTATTAATGAAAACAACTTTAGTTTTTTCATAGTCGATTTAAATATTTTCAAAGTACAAAGAAAAAATAAATTATTCAATAAATCAAGAAAGATTTGATTTTTTTGAAAAACGATAACAAATTAATTTTATTGTATCACAATTTAATTATAAAATTTTCATTTATTTTGTAATTCAGAAATTTCAATAATAAATATGAAACAAAAAGTATCGATTTTATTCCTATTCGCTTTTGTATCATCATTTTGGGCTCAAAGAACAACCATTGAATGGAACGGCTCTAAAATCCAAGATTTTGGTGAAACAAAACTGAATCTCCCAAATTTCAAAAACGAGGGGTTTTCATTTGGCCAAAATAATATTTTTATATCAACTAAACAAAAAATAGGAGAAAGAGATTTAAAAGTTTCAAATCTAAACTGGGAAGCCGTTTCGTATAAAGAATTGTATGAAATTAAAAAGGATCTTCTTCCTAACCGTGATATTGCCGATATCAGTTATTATTATTTTGAAGGGGAAAGATATGCGAGCATTTCTGTTGCTTTATTTAAGAACGAAAAGGGAAAAATACTAAGGCTTTCTTCATTCGACGTTAACGAATCCACTGTCAGTACAAAAAATATTGCTGCTAAAGTAGGAACTACTGCCAATCCTCTTTCTACCGGTACTTTTTACAAGATAAAAGTAGACAAATCAGGTATTTTTAAAATTACTACTCAATTTTTAAAAGATAACGGAATCAATCCTAGTTCGATAAACCCTAAGAACTTCAGAATTTATGGAAACGGAGGAATTATGCTTCCTGAACATAACCAAGATGTAAAATATAGTGCTCTTCAGGAAAATGCCATCCAGGTTGTAGGAGAAGATGACGGTGTGTGGAATGATAACGATTATGCTATTTTCTATGCGCAAGGGCCTAATGGATATAATCTGTATGATAAATCCAACGGGAATGGTTTTAAGAGATACGAAACAAGAAATAATGTGAGTAATAACGTAAAAAATATCTACGAAGACTATTCTTATTATTTCATCAATTTTGATAAAGGAGCCGGAAAAAGAGTTCAGTCAGCGGACATCAACCTTCCTTCTACTCCACTAATTACGAGATACGATAGTTATCAGGTAGTTAATAATGACCAAAAAAACCTGTTAAAAATAGGTAGAATCTGGGTGGAAGATTCTCCTTTTACTACCGATAAAACTGTAACATTCACCACCAACTCACCAATACAGGGCGGAGATATAATACGATATAAAGCACAGGTAATCGGGTTTAAGTCCCAGCAGAATTCAGTTGAATTTAACATTAATAATCAAAATTTCGTAACACGTTTGGTTCCACCAAACGATCCAAACTATGTATATGATTATCTTCCATTGAAATATGAAGGAACCTTAAATAATTTACAAGGAAATCAAATTACCCTTACCTGCAAACCTAACATCAGTACAAATCCTAACGGAGTATTTTATTTTGACTACCTGGAAGTTCAGTATAAAGAAAACTTAAGTTTCAACGGTTCACAAATGAACTTCAGAGATTTTTCTCTTGTAAGCGGGAGCAATACATCATACGGGTTTAGCATTAATAATGCATCAGCTATTGAACAAGTCTGGGATGTTACCGACATTACAAATGCAACAAGGAGAGTAAATAAAGCCACAGGAAATACTATTTTTAATTTTGGATATGTTGCTTCTGACCAGAATTTCAATAATGAATTTGTCGCTTTCAGATCTGATGCGGCTTATTCTCCTCAATTTGTTGAAAGAATCGGAAATCAGAATCTATCAGGATTACAAAATGTGGATTACCTGATCCTTACCACTCCTGAAATGATGGGACAGGCGCAAAGATTAGCGAGTTACCACCAGACAAAAAACAGTTTTAATGTACAAATCGTAGATATTAATAAAGTATACAATGAATTTGGCAGCGGAAGCAGAGATCTTACAGCGATCAGAGATTTTGTTACTAAACTTAATACTCCACTGGGAAGTTTAAAATATGTTTTTATATTGGGAGATGCTTCTTATGATTATAAAAACAGAATTCCAAACAACACGAATGTTGTTCCAAGTTACCAGAGTGAAGAGTCTCAGGATTTTGTAAGCTCGTTTGTAACAGACGACTATATTGTGATGACCAGCACGCAGCCTCCAACAAATTTATTAATTTATAACACCTTGCCAGATCTTCCAGTAGGTAGAATTCCTGCCGCAAATGTAACCGAAGCTACCAACATGATAGACAAAACGCTGGCTTACTATAATTCTTTATCCGGTCAGTCCACTCCTTTCGGAGAATGGAAAATGAAGCTTGATTTTGTAGTAGATGACGACAACGATGGTGGCACTCCTTTCCATACTGTAATGAATAATACACTGGTAAATACATTTGAAACAGGAACGCTCCTTAAAGAATACAATGTAAGAAAACTGTATTTAGATGCATTCCAGGCTCAAAGTACCGCGGGGGGACAGCGTTATCCACAAGTAAACCAAGCTATCTCTAATGATATAGGAAACAGTCTGTACCTGTTCTATTTTGGGCATGGAGGAATCAATGGCTGGTCACAGGAAAGAGTATTAACTTCTGATGAAGTACAAAATGCCAATAATTTTTCTAAAGTTTACAGCAGATTCCCATTTGTTTCCACTATCACCTGTGAATTTACGCTTTGGGATGAACCAAGTACTTTTTCTGTAGGAGAACAATTTATAAAGCTAAAACAGGGAGGAGCTGCTGCTATGATTACTTCCAGCCGCGCTGTTGGTGTAGATTATGGAATACAGTTCACCAATCTTTACACACAGCAGATGTTTAAACTTACCAATGATGATTTTATCACTATTGGGAATGCACATTTAAATGCAAAAAAACTAAAACCCGGAGATTCGAACCATTTAAAAGTAAACTTTCTGGGAGATCCGGCTATGAAATTGAGCAGACCTCAAAGATTATTGGTAATAGATAATATAGAAACTCCTGTTCCGGGATTAATAAGAGGGCTTGATTTTGTTAAAATAAAAGGACACATCAACAATCCTAACGGAACTACCAATACTACGTTTAACGGAAGGGTTGTTATTAATATTTTCGATAAGAGACTCAATAAAGCTACCTTAAACAATGATGGAAACCTAACTCCTGTATTAAACTATACTGAAGAAGGAAGTGCTATCGTAAAAGCTTCAGGAATGGCTGTAAATGGAGTTTTCACTATTGAATTCTATGTTCCGAAGGATATCAATTATGCAGTAGGTGAAGGAAGGCTATTAGGCTATGCAGACAATAAAGCGACTGATGTTTTCAATAATCAGGCTGTACAGGTAGGTGATATTAATCCTAACGGAATCAATGATAATGAACCACCAAAAGTAAAGTTATACATGAATAACACTAACTTCGCGGATGGAGGTATTACAGATCAAAATCCTATGTTGCTTGCCTGCGTTACTGATGATACAGGAATAAATTCTACAGGATCTGGTATTGGTCACGATATTACCGTATATTTAGACGGTCAAATTATTAATACCGTTGTATTGAATGATTTCTACGCTTCAGGAGAAGGAAATGGATGCTTAAGTCCTAGTTTGGCAGATTATCAAAAAGGAAATGTAACATATCCTTTCCGGAATCTGGCAATAGGTCAACATCAATTAACATTTAAAGTTTGGGATATAAACAATAATTCGACAACTGCTACGTTAAATTTTGAGGTTAAGGATGAAGCCGACCAGCATTTAATTATCAACAGACCATTAAACTGGCCAAATCCGTTTACTAATAAGACCTATATACAATTTGAGCATAATTGTGATGATATTTTAGATGTACATGTTCAAATTTATACCATAACAGGAAAATTAGTAAGAACTTTGTCTCAGGCAGTGGTTGCAGAACCCTTCTTACAGGGCTTTAGAACACCTCGTCAAGCAATAGAATGGGACGGAAAAGACGATTTTGGTGATACAGTAGCAAAAGGTACGTATATTTTTAAGATATTTGCAAAAAGTCAAAATCAAGAAAAATGTAAAGGAAGTGCTACAGCTGTAGAAAAAATGGTACTTTTGAAATAATTTTAAAATGACAAAAACAATAATATTAATAAAAAACTGATAATATATTAAAAGACAACATATGAATTTAACTACTAAACTGCTATTAGGAATAGGTTTAAGTGCTGGTTTTTTAGGCTATTCACAAGATTTGAGCAAGGTGAATCCTGTATTAACCGGAGCTCCTTTTCTAAGAATTGCACCAGACGCAAGAGCCGGAGGTATGGGAGATCAAGGGGTTGCTACTTCTCCAGATGCATTTTCTCAATTTTGGAATGCCGCAAAATATCCTTTTAGCAGAACAAGTTCTTCCTTTGGTATAAATTATACACCATATATGGGAAAGCTTACGAATGATGTTTTCCTTCTTTATGCAGCTTTTCATAAGTTTTTAGGACAAGAAGAAAGATCTACTATCTCTGCGAGTATTTACTATTTCAATATGGGAGAAGTTAATCTTACCTCTTTCGTAGATAATCAGGTACAGTCTAACGGGGTTTCTAAACCAAACGAATTCTCTATTGACGTAGCTTATGCTCTAAAGCTTTCTGATTCTTTCTCAGGAGCTGTTACCGGTAGATTCATTCGTTCAGACTTAGCCGGAGGATTCAATACTGATACAACGTTGAAGCCTGCTAACTCTTTTGCAGTTGATATTTCTGCATATTATACCTCTCCTAAGTTTTCCAGCTTTGGAGGTATGGACGGAAAATTGAATGGAGGTTTTGCTCTTCAAAACTTAGGCCCGAAATTGGATTATACAGGTAATGAAGAATCCAGATCTTATCTTCCTACAATGGCAAGATTAGGGGTAGGTTATGATATGTATCTTGATGACATGAACAAAATTGGTCTTAGTGTAGAAGGTTCAAAAATTTTGGTTCCTGGTTCTGAATTTACAGGTCAGTATGATGTTAACAGAAATCCAATCTATGCAGTTCCAAATGTAGGACCTATTGCAGGGATTGGAAAATCTTTCAAAAACAAAAACTCTATCATGTATAGCGGTGCATTAGAATATTCTTATGACAACGCTTTTGCAGTGAGAACTGGTTATTTCCACGAAAGTGAAGAACAGGGAGCAAGACAATATGCGACTGCAGGTATCGGATTAAAATACCGTTCTTTCGGACTTGACGTATCTTACCTGATCAATATGTCTAAAATTAATACGGCTCTAGATAATACGCTTCGTTTCGGTTTAACCTGGAACATC
Above is a genomic segment from Chryseobacterium geocarposphaerae containing:
- the porV gene encoding type IX secretion system outer membrane channel protein PorV → MNLTTKLLLGIGLSAGFLGYSQDLSKVNPVLTGAPFLRIAPDARAGGMGDQGVATSPDAFSQFWNAAKYPFSRTSSSFGINYTPYMGKLTNDVFLLYAAFHKFLGQEERSTISASIYYFNMGEVNLTSFVDNQVQSNGVSKPNEFSIDVAYALKLSDSFSGAVTGRFIRSDLAGGFNTDTTLKPANSFAVDISAYYTSPKFSSFGGMDGKLNGGFALQNLGPKLDYTGNEESRSYLPTMARLGVGYDMYLDDMNKIGLSVEGSKILVPGSEFTGQYDVNRNPIYAVPNVGPIAGIGKSFKNKNSIMYSGALEYSYDNAFAVRTGYFHESEEQGARQYATAGIGLKYRSFGLDVSYLINMSKINTALDNTLRFGLTWNIGEETSNVDY
- the porU gene encoding type IX secretion system sortase PorU, giving the protein MKQKVSILFLFAFVSSFWAQRTTIEWNGSKIQDFGETKLNLPNFKNEGFSFGQNNIFISTKQKIGERDLKVSNLNWEAVSYKELYEIKKDLLPNRDIADISYYYFEGERYASISVALFKNEKGKILRLSSFDVNESTVSTKNIAAKVGTTANPLSTGTFYKIKVDKSGIFKITTQFLKDNGINPSSINPKNFRIYGNGGIMLPEHNQDVKYSALQENAIQVVGEDDGVWNDNDYAIFYAQGPNGYNLYDKSNGNGFKRYETRNNVSNNVKNIYEDYSYYFINFDKGAGKRVQSADINLPSTPLITRYDSYQVVNNDQKNLLKIGRIWVEDSPFTTDKTVTFTTNSPIQGGDIIRYKAQVIGFKSQQNSVEFNINNQNFVTRLVPPNDPNYVYDYLPLKYEGTLNNLQGNQITLTCKPNISTNPNGVFYFDYLEVQYKENLSFNGSQMNFRDFSLVSGSNTSYGFSINNASAIEQVWDVTDITNATRRVNKATGNTIFNFGYVASDQNFNNEFVAFRSDAAYSPQFVERIGNQNLSGLQNVDYLILTTPEMMGQAQRLASYHQTKNSFNVQIVDINKVYNEFGSGSRDLTAIRDFVTKLNTPLGSLKYVFILGDASYDYKNRIPNNTNVVPSYQSEESQDFVSSFVTDDYIVMTSTQPPTNLLIYNTLPDLPVGRIPAANVTEATNMIDKTLAYYNSLSGQSTPFGEWKMKLDFVVDDDNDGGTPFHTVMNNTLVNTFETGTLLKEYNVRKLYLDAFQAQSTAGGQRYPQVNQAISNDIGNSLYLFYFGHGGINGWSQERVLTSDEVQNANNFSKVYSRFPFVSTITCEFTLWDEPSTFSVGEQFIKLKQGGAAAMITSSRAVGVDYGIQFTNLYTQQMFKLTNDDFITIGNAHLNAKKLKPGDSNHLKVNFLGDPAMKLSRPQRLLVIDNIETPVPGLIRGLDFVKIKGHINNPNGTTNTTFNGRVVINIFDKRLNKATLNNDGNLTPVLNYTEEGSAIVKASGMAVNGVFTIEFYVPKDINYAVGEGRLLGYADNKATDVFNNQAVQVGDINPNGINDNEPPKVKLYMNNTNFADGGITDQNPMLLACVTDDTGINSTGSGIGHDITVYLDGQIINTVVLNDFYASGEGNGCLSPSLADYQKGNVTYPFRNLAIGQHQLTFKVWDINNNSTTATLNFEVKDEADQHLIINRPLNWPNPFTNKTYIQFEHNCDDILDVHVQIYTITGKLVRTLSQAVVAEPFLQGFRTPRQAIEWDGKDDFGDTVAKGTYIFKIFAKSQNQEKCKGSATAVEKMVLLK